The region CCTTAATACCAAAGTTTTTATGAAAGCCCTCATTCTCTCCGGCGGCAAAGGAACCCGGTTGCGCCCCCTCACCTACACCGGAGCCAAGCAGTTGGTGCCCGTGGCTAACAAACCAATCCTCTGGTATGGCATTGAGGCGATCGCCAAGGCTGGCATTACCGACATCGGCATTATTATTAGCCCAGAAACGGGGGAGGAAATTAAAATGGTCACCGGCAACGGGGAAAATTTTGGCGCCCAGATTACTTACATTTTGCAATCAGAACCCTTGGGGCTGGCCCATGCGGTGAAAACGGCGGCGGATTTTCTCCAAACATCTCCTTTTGTGATGTATTTAGGAGATAACCTAATTCAAGATGATTTAGAGCAATTCCTCGACCATTTCCAAGCAAAATCTCTCGATTCCTTGATTTTACTGCGACAAGTTCCCAATCCCACTGCCTTTGGGGTGGCCACCGTTGATGACCAAGGCAAAGTGCTAGCCCTGGTGGAAAAACCGGAGCATCCCCCTTCCAACCTGGCCCTAGTGGGACTTTACTTTTTTGCCCCCACCATCCACCAGGCGATCGCCAATATTGAGCCCTCTGCCCGGGGAGAACTAGAAATCACCGATGCGATCCAATATCTGATCAGCCATGGTTATGGGGTGGAATCTCTGGAGTTAGAGGGATGGTGGCTAGACACCGGCAAAAAGGACGATCTGCTGGCCGCCAATCAAATTATCCTCGATAGCCTAGTGGAGAAAGATATCCAGAGCACTGTGGATGAGCAAAGTAAAATCTCCGGTCGGGTAACCATTGGCCCCCACAGCCAAATTATCAACAGCGTCATCCGTGGCCCCGTGGCGATCGGCTCAAACTGTCATTTGGAAAACTGCTTTATCGGTCCCTACAGCAGTATTGCCGACGGAGTTAAAATCAGGGATGCAGATCTCGAACACAGTGTCGTGCTCCAGGGAGCCAGCATTGTGGCCATCGAACAAAGAATTGTCGACAGTGTCATCGGCAAAAACGCCAAAATTTTCCCCGCTCCCCGCCGTCCCCAGGCTTTACGTTTCCTGATTGGGAATGATTCTCAAGTGGAACTGATTGGATCATCTTCCTACCCCCAAGACTAAAACTCCCCAGCAACCTAGACTAGTTTTGCTAGAATGGTGCCAACTCAAATCGTGGCGGATCTGGCCATGTAGATTACTAAATCAACCGGATAGGTGTTTCCTATGGTTATGGCGCCACCATCCCCCGGGATTTGCATTAATGTAGAGTGTGTATTATGAAGACAACCGGAGGTTAATTTCTTAACCTTTCTTTACCTTAGATCTTAGATCCCCATCGATCTTTTTACCGTTTACCGTCCATCCACAGGAGTCCAACGCCCCTATGCCCGAGCTTGCTGTCCGCACCGAATTTGACTATTCCAGCGCAATCTACAAAGACGCCTACAGCCGCATCAACGCCATTGTCATTGAAGGCGAACAGGAAGCCTACAGCAACTATCTCCAGATGGCGGAACTCTTACCGGAGGACAAGGAAGAGTTAGTCCGCTTAGCCAAAATGGAAAACCGCCACAAGAAAGGTTTCCAAGCCTGTGGCAACAACCTCAAAGTTAGCCCTGATATGCCCTATGCCCAGGAATTTTTTGCTGGTCTGCACGGCAATTTCCAAAAAGCTTTTGGGGAAGGGAAAGTTGTTACCTGTTTATTGATTCAAGCTTTAATTATCGAAGCTTTTGCGATCGCCGCCTACAACATTTACATTCCTGTGGCGGACGACTTTGCCCGGAAAATCACCGAAGGCGTGGTCAAGGACGAATACACCCACCTCAACTATGGCGAAGAGTGGTTAAAAGCCAACTTTGCCACCGCTAAAGAGGAACTGGAACAGGCCAACAAGGAAAACCTACCCCTAGTGTGGAAAATGCTCAACCAAGTGCAGGGGGATGCGAAGGTGTTGGGCATGGAGAAGGAAGCCCTGGTAGAAGATTTTATGATCAGCTACGGTGAAGCCCTCAGTAACATTGGCTTTAGCACCAGGGAAATTATGCGCATGTCCTCCTACGGTTTAGCCGGAGTCTAGTCTAGGTCGGCAATATCTCAAACTATTTCATTAAGCCCACAAATCTCGAACTTCTTCGGATCTGTGGGTTTTTGCCCTATTTTCGGGTACTTTTAGGAAGCTGGCCCATGGCAAAGGGAAGTTTGTCAAATTGTGCCATACTGTGTAAAGCTTTATGGCGATCGGAGTCGTTAACTGAGCGGAAAGCGATACCTTCCCCTATTTATTCTGACTATTATCAATGTTTGGTCTTATTGGTCATCTCACGAGTTTAGAACACGCCCAAGCGGTTGCCGAAGATTTAGGCTATCCTGAGTACGCCAACCAAGGCTTAGATTTTTGGTGTTCTGCTCCCCCCCAAGTAGTTGATAACTTTCAGGTGAAAAGTGTAACGGGGCAGGTAATTGAAGGCAAATATGTAGAGTCCTGCTTTTTGCCAGAAATGTTGACCCAACGGCGCATTAAGGCGGCCATTCGGAAAATTCTCAATGCCATGGCCCTGGCCCAGAAAGTTGGTTTGGATATTACGGCCCTGGGAGGTTTTTCTTCGATTGTATTTGAAGAATTTAACCTCAAGCAAAATAATCAAGTCCGCAATGTGGAACTGGACTTTCAGCGGTTCACCACTGGGAATACCCACACCGCCTATGTAATTTGCCGTCAGGTGGAAGCTGGGGCAAAGCAACTGGGTATTGATCTAAGTCAGTCCACAGTGGCGGTTTGTGGTGCAACGGGGGACATTGGTAGCGCGGTATGCCGTTGGTTGGATAGCAAACACCAAGTTAAGGAATTATTGTTAATTGCCCGTAACCGCCAGAGACTGGAAAACCTCCAAGAGGAATTGGGTCGGGGCAAAATTATGGATTTGGAAACGGCCCTGCCTCAGGCAGACGTTATTGTTTGGGTGGCGAGTATGCCCAAGGGAGTGGAAATTGCCGGAGAAATGTTGAAAAAGCCCTGTTTGATTGTAGATGGGGGCTATCCCAAAAATTTAGATACGCGGGTGAAGGCGGATGGGGTGCATATTCTCAAGGGGGGCATTGTGGAGCATTCCTTGGATATCACCTGGGAGATTATGAAAATTGTGGATATGGATATTCCTTCCCGGCAAATGTTCGCCTGTTTTGCGGAGGCAATTTTGTTGGAGTTTGAGGGCTGGCGCACTAATTTTTCTTGGGGCCGCAACCAAATTTCCGTTAATAAAATGGAGGCGATCGGGGAAGCTTCCGTCAAGCATGGCTTTTGCCCTTTGGTCGCTCTTTAACTCTGGGGTTTGTGGAGTTGGTCAACGGTTAACAAGGTCTGAAGCAGTGCTTAATTTCCGTCCAATCTCTTCAAGAGCCTAATACGACATGTCCCTAGTGCTTCTTATCGGATATGATTACTGCTGTAAAATCTCCCTTCTGTCCTAGGCATTTATTAAACGGGTGAATTGAGAGGATTCGTTCTTAGCACTGCTGGGTTAAGTATACGTTTGAATCAAGGACTAATTACAACAAACAACAACTAACTATCAAGGCTCACCGCCGCTGGTCAAAGGGTCTGACTCAGTTGGGATAGGCAGTGGCCCATGAGAAAATACACCACCAAAGTGGCTGCCGCTGCTGCTGCTACCAGAGTTCCAGCCAGCATCAAAGAAAATTCCTGCTCTTCGATCGCCTGTTGCATGAGGTGGAGCGACCAAGCCACCAAAGCCACATCAAAAATGAGAATGGGCACCAACATATGTAACAAAATGTAAACCTTTACGTTACATTCTAATCTATTAGCCAGCGCTGGCAATCAAAAATCCGTTAATTTAACCTTTTCTACGGTTTTGGGGCGGTGTCCCGGCAGATGTTCTCCGTGCTTTTCTGACACCTATTCACTTCTATCTATTATCGATATCGATGCCGAAAATTTCCGCCCTAGCTAGTGATCCCTAGTCTACCCAAGGGCGATCGGACAACAAAAGCACTGGCTGGTCAGTCTGCCTCTTCCTGCAGAATCAGCCGCTCCTGAACTTTTCTTAGAGTACAAACTTGATTGGCGGGTAGACGGGGCAATGGCAACTCCAAATTCGGCCAGGATTCCACCTCAGCACAAGGACAAAGGCAACTGGGAATTTGGCTGCGAGATAGGGGCACGGGCAAGGCACAACGGGCACAACTGATAATTTCCCAATCGCCGCTGAGCAAGCTTTGTAGAGTTTGTTCCGTCCCTTCTAGGTAACAATCCTCCCGGCTACTAAGGATGAGTTGCCAACAGTCTTCAAAGGCTCGGGAAAATCTTTGTCCAGCAAAAATCGGGCTAGGCAAAACCACCGCGTCACTTTTGGGAAAGATTACTCCCCGGCCAAGTTGAAACCACTGGCCTAAATAGTTTTTAACTTCAATGGCATCTGCCATGGCGAATAATACTCCTGAAAAACCCAGAAGTTCCCTCCTGCTGTGCGCGTGGCCTCCATGTTAACGATTTCTGAGTGGGGACTGGCATTTGTTCACAACAACTTAACGATTGCTTCATTTTTCATAATCAGTCCCTCGATGGAGGCAAGGGTTTTCCCCATTGGCGTAGATCTACCGCATAACCACCAGTCACTAGATAAACTTGACCACACAATCCTCCCAATTGGCGAGTTAAAGCCCCCAAACGGTCTCGAAAAATACGTCCCAGGGCGTAGGCCGGAATCACCCCCCACCCCGTTTCTTCGGCAACGAAAATAATGGTGATGGGGACATTTTGCAAATCTGCCACAAAAGTAATGAAGTCTCTCTGCTTGGTCCGCCATTGGTCCGGGGACAACTCCAGGGTATTGGCTACCCAGCCCCCCAAGGAGTCCACTAGGGCACAACTTCCCGGCGGTAGGGTTGCTAAAGTATCGGTCAAATGCTGATCAACACAGACCGTTTGCCATTGGAGCGGACGGCGATCGCGATGTTGTTGAATACGGTTTTGCCAGTCTAGGTCGGCGGCATTTTCCTTCCCAGTGGCAATGTAGATAACTGATGGATGGTTTTGGCCGGCAAGATGTTCGGCCCATTCACTTTTACCTGAACGGCTGGGGCCGGTGACGAGGATAGGAAGGGCCATGAAGATGCGACGGTGGGGCGATCACAATTTTAGGAGACAGTTTAAAAAACGTTTCAAGAAATTGCTCTGCCACTATAGGCTAGGATCTTTGAGTCCCGATTATCACCCTCAGTGAATGTCCCCTCGCCAATTAAATTTTCTCAGTGCTTTCAGTCTCAGTGTGGCGATCGCCATTATTTATCACCAAGCCTGGGGCATCGTATTGGCCCAAACGGTACTGCCCAGTGAGGGAGCGGAAACAGGGACAATGACCGCAACTGCATCAATTAATCTTTTCCAGGCCTTTATATTGGGATTTATCCAGGGGGCAACGGAATTTCTCCCCATTAGTAGTACGGCACACCTAAAGGCGGTGCCCGTGGCCTTGGGTTGGGGAGATCCTGGAGTGGCCTTCACTGCCATTATCCAGTTGGGTAGCATTGCGGCAGTACTTTGGTACTTTTGGGGGGATTTGACCGCCATCACCAAGGGCATTATCAAGGCAGTGCAAACCCGCCAATATGATTCTCTCGAATTTAAATTAGGCTTAGGCATCGGTTTGGGCACCATTCCCATTGTCTTCTTTGGACTGCTAATGAAAGTGCTGGTCCCTGACCTGGACAAT is a window of Synechocystis sp. PCC 7338 DNA encoding:
- a CDS encoding glucose-1-phosphate thymidylyltransferase; this translates as MKALILSGGKGTRLRPLTYTGAKQLVPVANKPILWYGIEAIAKAGITDIGIIISPETGEEIKMVTGNGENFGAQITYILQSEPLGLAHAVKTAADFLQTSPFVMYLGDNLIQDDLEQFLDHFQAKSLDSLILLRQVPNPTAFGVATVDDQGKVLALVEKPEHPPSNLALVGLYFFAPTIHQAIANIEPSARGELEITDAIQYLISHGYGVESLELEGWWLDTGKKDDLLAANQIILDSLVEKDIQSTVDEQSKISGRVTIGPHSQIINSVIRGPVAIGSNCHLENCFIGPYSSIADGVKIRDADLEHSVVLQGASIVAIEQRIVDSVIGKNAKIFPAPRRPQALRFLIGNDSQVELIGSSSYPQD
- a CDS encoding aldehyde oxygenase (deformylating) — protein: MPELAVRTEFDYSSAIYKDAYSRINAIVIEGEQEAYSNYLQMAELLPEDKEELVRLAKMENRHKKGFQACGNNLKVSPDMPYAQEFFAGLHGNFQKAFGEGKVVTCLLIQALIIEAFAIAAYNIYIPVADDFARKITEGVVKDEYTHLNYGEEWLKANFATAKEELEQANKENLPLVWKMLNQVQGDAKVLGMEKEALVEDFMISYGEALSNIGFSTREIMRMSSYGLAGV
- a CDS encoding long-chain acyl-[acyl-carrier-protein] reductase; translated protein: MFGLIGHLTSLEHAQAVAEDLGYPEYANQGLDFWCSAPPQVVDNFQVKSVTGQVIEGKYVESCFLPEMLTQRRIKAAIRKILNAMALAQKVGLDITALGGFSSIVFEEFNLKQNNQVRNVELDFQRFTTGNTHTAYVICRQVEAGAKQLGIDLSQSTVAVCGATGDIGSAVCRWLDSKHQVKELLLIARNRQRLENLQEELGRGKIMDLETALPQADVIVWVASMPKGVEIAGEMLKKPCLIVDGGYPKNLDTRVKADGVHILKGGIVEHSLDITWEIMKIVDMDIPSRQMFACFAEAILLEFEGWRTNFSWGRNQISVNKMEAIGEASVKHGFCPLVAL
- the cobU gene encoding bifunctional adenosylcobinamide kinase/adenosylcobinamide-phosphate guanylyltransferase — its product is MALPILVTGPSRSGKSEWAEHLAGQNHPSVIYIATGKENAADLDWQNRIQQHRDRRPLQWQTVCVDQHLTDTLATLPPGSCALVDSLGGWVANTLELSPDQWRTKQRDFITFVADLQNVPITIIFVAEETGWGVIPAYALGRIFRDRLGALTRQLGGLCGQVYLVTGGYAVDLRQWGKPLPPSRD
- a CDS encoding undecaprenyl-diphosphate phosphatase; translated protein: MSPRQLNFLSAFSLSVAIAIIYHQAWGIVLAQTVLPSEGAETGTMTATASINLFQAFILGFIQGATEFLPISSTAHLKAVPVALGWGDPGVAFTAIIQLGSIAAVLWYFWGDLTAITKGIIKAVQTRQYDSLEFKLGLGIGLGTIPIVFFGLLMKVLVPDLDNSPFRSLPTIAIASIVMALLLALAEKLGTHRRPFEKLRWQDGVIIGIAQALALIPGVSRSGSTLTAGLFINLERAAAARFSFLLGIPAITIAGLVELKGVMDQHLGNDAILPLIVGTISSAIFSYLAIAWLIKFLQKRSTWIFVWYRLIFGIIILLTLAIKI